The following are encoded in a window of Labrus bergylta chromosome 16, fLabBer1.1, whole genome shotgun sequence genomic DNA:
- the LOC109975259 gene encoding LOW QUALITY PROTEIN: apolipoprotein L5-like (The sequence of the model RefSeq protein was modified relative to this genomic sequence to represent the inferred CDS: deleted 1 base in 1 codon), with product MQERESELNMMMDIKDRADGIDLNISHVSQSEKKGKAFLEYMKSKVTQVTAKSRLEELEKELAAVLKDTLMELEKLHCFLDAVEKLAVTSLHVFVEGRQVVLHLPEGVGLDHVQVVIAAARLVCPLLVEFKRDEMVFFQPKLQNVEVLAYQLDKYIQTTQRICGLLEKSTFSDFDLNMIKKSAVDLDLDLSEDDMERMLYHINQLDDIRMNQHFSLVYLFHDCSGFLDEFRDCQPRLLQSLDGLEEIAVQFDSMNKGAKISSVVGSSVGAVGGVLSIIGLALIPVTAGVSLGLTMTGIGLSVTSGVNGLVTTATELGVNSTQQKKATEVFEGLMKDLQSLQDCLKKVSNQTVARMEASQINVALGVSRVLVKGGFIARGVDSLVDTASAFKMLKNEELVVSAGKVLAEEGQALRNVPKVAADIPDIGQAAIKGPLALTKSARAGLIGLNAFFLGMDVFFICKDSISLSKGSETEASQFIRARAALWRSEIDAWQKIYDSLTEGLQKSEKNKLSWKRHFIRSWRVS from the exons ATGCAAGAGAGGGAGTCAGAGTTAAATATGATGATGGACATCAAGGACAGGGCTGACGGCATCGACCTAAACATCAGCCATGTTAGCCAgtcagagaaaaaaggaaaagcctTTCTTGAGTACATGAAGAGCAAGGTGACACAGGTGACCGCAAAGAGCAGGTTggaagagctggagaaggagctgGCTGCTGTGCTGAAGGACACTCTGATGGAACTGGAGAAGCTCCACTGTTTCCTGGATGCGGTAGAGAAGCTGGCAGTCACCTCACTTCATGTGTTCGTGGAGGGGAGGCAGGTGGTGTTACACCTGCCAGAGGGGGTCGGCCTCGATCATGTTCAGGTGGTGATCGCTGCTGCACGGCTGGTCTGCCCTCTGCTCGTTGAGTTTAAAAGAGATGAAATGGTCTTCTTCCAGCCCAAACTGCAGAATGTGGAAGTGCTAGCGTATCAGCTGGACAAATACATCCAGACCACCCAGAGGATCTGTGGACTGTTGGAGAAAAG cactttcagtGACTTCGACCTGAACATGATCAAGAAATCTGCAGTAGACCTGGATTTGGATTTATCAGAAGACGACATGGAGAGGATGCTCTATCACATCAATCAACTGGATGATATCAG GATGAACCAGCACTTCTCTTTGGTGTACTTGTTTCATGACTGCTCTGGCTTCCTCGACGAGTTCAGAGATTGTCAACCTCGCCTGCTGCAGTCTCTAGATGGACTGGAGGAGATTGCTGTTCAGTTCGACTCCATGAATAAGGGGGCAAAGATCTCCAGTGTGGTGGGCAGCTCAGTGGGGGCGGTTGGAGGCGTGCTTTCCATCATTGGTTTAGCATTGATTCCTGTAACAGCTGGAGTGTCTCTGGGTCTTACCATGACTGGGATAGGGCTTAGTGTCACCAGCGGGGTCAATGGCCTTGTCACTACGGCGACAGAGTTAGGAGTAAACagtacacaacaaaagaaagccaCTGAGGTCTTCGAGGGGCTCATGAAGGATTTGCAGAGTCTCCAGGATTGTCTGAAGAAAGTCAGCAATCAAACTGTCGCCAGAATGGAAGCAAGTCAGATAAATGTAGCCTTGGGAGTGAGCAGGGTGCTTGTCAAAGGTGGTTTCATTGCAAGAGGTGTTGATTCACTTGTTGATACTGcctctgcttttaaaatgttaaaaaatgaggaGCTGGTTGTAAGTGCTGGTAAGGTGTTGGCTGAGGAAGGTCAAGCTTTACGGAACGTGCCAAAGGTGGCCGCAGACATCCCAGATATCGGACAGGCAGCAATCAAAGGGCCTCTGGCCCTCACCAAGTCCGCCAGAGCCGGTCTCATCGGGCTGAATGCTTTTTTTCTCGGCATGGATGTCTTCTTCATCTGTAAAGACAGCATCAGTCTGTCCAAAGGCAGCGAGACCGAAGCCTCACAGTTCATCAGAGCCAGAGCGGCACTCTGGCGCTCAGAGATCGACGCCTGGCAGAAAATCTACGACTCCCTGACAGAAGGTCTgcagaaatcagagaaaaacaaa ctatCCTGGAAACGCCATTTCATCCGGAGTTGGAGAGTGAGCTga